The following are encoded in a window of Sminthopsis crassicaudata isolate SCR6 chromosome 3, ASM4859323v1, whole genome shotgun sequence genomic DNA:
- the HES2 gene encoding transcription factor HES-2 has protein sequence MSPHSAEPETGSAFQPKMGVPRRPGDAAELRKTLKPLMEKRRRARINESLSQLKGLILPLIGKDSSRYSKLEKADILEMTVRFLQELPASHGPAAPTLADSYREGYRACLSRLSRLLPSCSLLDRDVCGRLLEHLHRSASGQCLLPDSRGSPKDPRCGSPERMRSACSPRASGGGPPGPPPPGLWRPW, from the exons ATGTCTCCCCACAGCGCCGAGCCGGAAACTGGGAGCGCCTTCCAGCCCAAGATGGGCGTCCCTCGAAGACCCGGGGACGCCGCCGAACTGCGAAAG ACCCTGAAGCCTCTCATGGAGAAACGCCGACGGGCGCGCATCAACGAGAGCCTGAGCCAGCTCAAGGGTCTCATCTTGCCCCTTATCGGCAAGGAT AGCTCCCGCTACTCGAAGCTGGAGAAAGCAGACATCCTAGAAATGACGGTGCGCTTCCTGCAGGAGCTGCCCGCGTCCCACGGCCCCGCGGCGCCCA CCCTAGCAGACAGCTACCGAGAGGGCTACCGGGCCTGCCTCAGCCGCCTGAGCCGGCTCCTGCCCTCCTGCAGCCTCCTGGACCGCGACGTGTGCGGCCGACTCCTGGAGCACCTGCACCGGAGCGCCTCGGGCCAGTGCCTCCTCCCGGACTCCCGCGGCAGCCCCAAAGACCCGCGCTGCGGCTCCCCCGAGAGAATGCGCTCGGCCTGCTCTCCTCGGGCATCCGGCGGCGGTCCTCCCGGCCCCCCGCCCCCCGGACTCTGGCGCCCCTGGTAG